The Poseidonibacter lekithochrous region ATTACCACGAACTAATCTTAAATAATACTTTCCAGGCACTTTAGAATTCACACTATATTTAGGATAACCTTTGATTCTTCCATCAGCAAAATTAACACCAAAAAAAGTCTTATTTCCATTCATTGTTGTACTAGTGTAATCAGTACTAGTCCAAAATTGAACATCAATATATCTTCTATCATTAGAGTACTCAAAATCAAAATAATCTGTATTGATATATGGTTTTGCATCACTTGGTACAACATTATTTTTATTTCTTGATGTACCTGTTTTACCATTAAAGTCAATTAATGAATATAATTCTTTAACTGTAGGTATTCTCCAATCATTAAAACCACCTATTCTAGCCTCTTTAGCGTATTTTACCGCATCATTAAAAGAGAGTTTATCTGTATAAGTTTTTTGCCAAATTAAACCAGTTTGTATATCAGTAATAGTACTATTTTTATTATCTTTATATATTACTTTATTGCCAATATAAGTAGCATCTTGTCCATAAAAAGCTTCATTGATTTTTGGGCTTTGAATAAAGGTTTTATCATTAAAAAAACTCTTTTGTGAAGTATCCATCACTGTATATGTTTGATTTGTATTAGCTAAAGCTAAAATAGAAAAAGTAGAAATGAAAAATGAAGTTTTACTAAGTAGCATATTGAATCCTTATATTTTATATAATTCAATCTTACAGACTAAATTTAAATATAAAGTAAATAGTTTGTAAATAAAAGTAAACCTTGATATAGCAATTAGCTTGCTATATCAAGGGTATTAGGCAAATTTTCTCTTATGTTCCTTTTTTTAACATAATTATTTAAGCCTATGTGGTTATTGTATCCAAGAAGTTTTGCTATTTTTCTAACAGATAAACCAACTGAAAGTAACTCTTCAATCTTATCTCTTTGTTTATCAAATTTAGATTTTTGTATAGTTCCTTTAGGTTTTCCTAAACTAGCCCCACTTAGTTTTTTTGCAGTTAATGCTTCTTTAGTTCTTAGACTCATAAGATCTTTTTCAAGGTCAATAGTCATAGAAATCACACCTAAAATCATTTGTGTTAACATATCTTTATCATCAACTAAATCAAGGTTCTGATTAGATACTAAGATTCTAATTTTATTAGAAAGTAAAAATCTTACAATCTCTAAAATAGTTTCAATAGTTCTACCAAAAACATTCAAATCAGCAACAATAATTGTTGAATTCTTCT contains the following coding sequences:
- a CDS encoding recombinase family protein, which codes for MGKIFTYVRVNKNNEKYTDSQKDSLDSYVKKHNIDILENIEIEINTPSDEKNILELLKNCEKNSTIIVADLNVFGRTIETILEIVRFLLSNKIRILVSNQNLDLVDDKDMLTQMILGVISMTIDLEKDLMSLRTKEALTAKKLSGASLGKPKGTIQKSKFDKQRDKIEELLSVGLSVRKIAKLLGYNNHIGLNNYVKKRNIRENLPNTLDIAS